TCGACACCGCCATCTACAACCAGGCAGCCACCGAGTTCATGCTCAAGACGATAGGCGTCGACAACGTCCTCTTCGCCTCGGAGATGATCGGCGGCGTGCAGGCGATCGACCCGGACACCGGGCGCTGGTACGACGACACGAAGCCGTACATCGACGGCATCGACTGGCTGACCGATGAGGACCGGTACAAGCTGTTCCACGGCAATGTGCTGAAGGCGTACCCGCGCGCAAAGCCGTACATCGAGAAGATCGAGGCGAGCACGGCGTAGGACAACAAAGGGGGAGACATGGAGACGACACTGGCTGCAGTCAAGGTTGCGCCCCGCACGGCGGAGATACAGGAGATCGACGTCCCGGACATCGACTACAACAGCGCCCTGATGAAGGTCGAGGCGGCCGGCATGTGCGGCTCTTACGGCTACTTCACGAGAGAGGGCGGCGGACGGAGCCCGGTGCCCGGGATGAACGCGCACGAGAACGCCGGCGTCATCGTGAAGGCGGGGCAGGGGTTCCTGGACCGCCACGGCGTCGAGGAGGGCGAACTCGTCGCGCTGGAGGAGTACCTCCCCTGCGGACACTGCGAGTGGTGCCGCATCGGCGAGTTCAGGCACTGCTGGCTCACCGACACGCACAACAACCCCAATCCCAGCAGGCTGGACGGCGGCTTCCGCCAGTACCTCTACCTCCCCCCGAACGTCGTACTGCACAAGGTCTCGCAGTCGCTGACGCCCGACGAGGCCGCGCTGGCCCTGCCGGTCGGCAACGGCGTGCAGTGGGCGGTGAAGGAGGGTGAGGCCGCTCCGGGCAAGACGGTCGTCGTGCAGGGACCGGGCTCCAAGGGTCTCGGCGCCACGCTCGCGGCCAAGAAGGCCGGCGCGACGGTCATCGTGACCGGCCTGTCGAAAGACGGCGCGCGGCTCGAAGCGGCAAGGCGGCTCGGCGCAGACCACACCATCGACGTGCAGGCCAACGACTTTACCGAGACCATCATGGACATCACGAGCGGGCGCGGCGCCGACGCCGTGGTGGACTGCACCACCGGCCGCATCCCCGTCATCTTCAACCAGGCGATAGACGTCCTGGTGCGGCGCGGCGGCATCGTCGTCTCGCAGGCCTACGAGCTCGAGTCCTTCTCGTTGGAGAAGCTGACAGGCAAGTACGGGCAACTCCGCGCATGCCGGGGTCACAGCTACGCGAGCGTGGCGATGGGCCTCGAGCTGATCGCGTCGGGCGACTATCCACTCAAGGAGA
The genomic region above belongs to Chloroflexota bacterium and contains:
- a CDS encoding amidohydrolase family protein gives rise to the protein VPAMIHGSGTCNPAFTTTGSHYMNVDNTGFVQLMDSNIFQDFPGIRFILPHGGGAIPYQYARFKGLSIMAKREPFDEFLSRLYFDTAIYNQAATEFMLKTIGVDNVLFASEMIGGVQAIDPDTGRWYDDTKPYIDGIDWLTDEDRYKLFHGNVLKAYPRAKPYIEKIEASTA
- a CDS encoding zinc-binding dehydrogenase — encoded protein: METTLAAVKVAPRTAEIQEIDVPDIDYNSALMKVEAAGMCGSYGYFTREGGGRSPVPGMNAHENAGVIVKAGQGFLDRHGVEEGELVALEEYLPCGHCEWCRIGEFRHCWLTDTHNNPNPSRLDGGFRQYLYLPPNVVLHKVSQSLTPDEAALALPVGNGVQWAVKEGEAAPGKTVVVQGPGSKGLGATLAAKKAGATVIVTGLSKDGARLEAARRLGADHTIDVQANDFTETIMDITSGRGADAVVDCTTGRIPVIFNQAIDVLVRRGGIVVSQAYELESFSLEKLTGKYGQLRACRGHSYASVAMGLELIASGDYPLKEMVTHNYPLDLTGEACLASGGEGDGGDAIWVMVNPNMAA